The following is a genomic window from Staphylococcus saccharolyticus.
CCTATTAATGAATTCCGTTTTCCCTTTTCAATATCAACGCTAATATCTCTTAAAATAGGTTTATTGTCTATCATTTTGTCTAAATTTTGAATTTGAATCAATTTGCACTTCTCCTTTTAACAAGTAAGTAAATGAAGTAACTACCACCAACTAAATCCACTATCAAACTGAATTCAGTTGTTGCTTCAAATAGATTTTCAATTACCCACTGTGCCATATATAAACTAATCCAGCTGAATAATATTGTTGCCGGTAAAATAAATTTGTGTTCATACGTCTTCATAAATTCGTGTGCTAAGTTGACTGTTAATAAACCAAGAAATGTTACAGGACCTATTAATGCAGTAAATATAGAGACAAGTAAAGCAACCAAAATAAGTAATAACCGCATCATATTTTTATAAGATACACCTAAATTAATCGCCTGCGCTCTTCCTAATAAAAGCACATCTAAATAAGGACGAAGTACAATTGTTACAGCAATTAAAACCACTAACAAGATGCCTAATACAATTACTAAATTAGAATTTGATGCATCAAAACTAGCAAACATGACATTTTGAACCGCTAAGAAAGATTCCGGGTTCATTATGAGTTGGAAAAAACTTGTAATACTACGGAAGAATGTTCCTAATATCACGCCGACTAATAGTATAAAATAAACTGAAAAGTGACCAAGTTTAAATATGACTTGAAATAATAGTAATGAAAATAACACCATTGCAATCAAAGTTATTAAAAAATTAAGATAGATGTTTGTGACTACGGTTGCTTGCTCACCTAATAAAAAAATGGGTAACACTTTGACAAATAAATATACTGAATCGAGTCCCATAATAGAAGGTGTTAATAATCTGTTTGTAGTAATAGATTGAAAAATAACTACTGAGGTTCCTATCGTTGCACCTACCAATTAGAATAAGAATGAATTTTTTTAAACGACTTTGGAATTGATATTCAAATATATTAAAATCTAAACCTACTAACAAATAAAATATAGCCATACAAATTGCAATAACGACTAGCATACTTATTTTTTTGTTAGAGCTCATTAGCATAATTTTTCCTACCTTTCATTAGCAAGATTAGGAAAATAATTGTGCCAAATACTCCTATCGTTAATCCAATATTAATCTCATAAGGATAAACAATTATTCTGCCAATAATATCAGCAATTAAAACAAAAATCGTACCAAACATGTGTGGTAATGTATTTTTTAAATGATCACCTCTATAAATAGAGATAATATTCGGTACAATTAAACCTAAAAATGGTAAAGTCCCCACTGTAACAACTACTAAAGCTGTTAGCATTGCTGTTATAAATAACGCGATATTAATGATTTTTTCATAACTTACACCCAAGTTATGACTAAAGTCTTTTCCCATACCTGCAATTGTAAAATGATTTGCAAAAATAAACGCTAGAATAAGTAAAGAGATAGTGAGATACAACACTTCATAACGACTACTCGTTATAATGGCAAAGTTACCAGTTAACCAGTTCCCAATACTTTGTAAGGCATTTGTTCTCAACGCTACAAATGTGGTAAAGCTGGATACAATTCCACCAATCATAATACCTAAGAGTGGAACAAAAATGACTTCTTTTACACGTATAAGATTAATTAATCGGACAAATAAAAACGTTCCAATAATACCTAAAGCAACAGCAAACAATAATTTGATTAAAATGTGACCATTTGGAAAGAATAAAAGTGACATTAAAATACCTAATTTCGCCCATTCTATAGTGCCAGCTGTGGTTGGACTTACAAATTTATTTTGCATCATCTGTTGCATAATTAATCCTGCTAAAGCGAGTAAACTTCCTGAAAGGAGGATACTAACCGTTCTAGGGATACCGCTTGAGAACAAAATATTCTTTTGCTCATCATTTAAAAGGAAAATATCTAATATAGAGAGCTGACTCACCCCTATAAATAAAGAGACAACAATTAAAATCACTAATAAAATAAATAAGGCATAACCTTTAAATATAAATTTCATTAGTCATTCTCCTTGCTAAATATGATTGATGCGGAAGGTAATAACCTAACTTAAATGATAATGATTATCATTAATATTATAGATAATACTATCTTTTTACAATATCTTTTCATGTTTTTTGAAATTTCTTTAATAAGTATTTATATATAACCATTCGTAATACATGGCTGTTATTCATATTTATAACATTTCACACAAAAAGAAGACTCCTATCAATTTTAATAGGAATCTCCTTTTAAATGAATGTCATCTATTTATCAAAGATAAAGTCTTCGTCTTGTAAAGCCTCAACGTTTAGCGCTAACGTATAGCCATCACCTTTGACTGAGAAGAAGTCATGATTCTTAGTAGATGTGTCCAATGCATTTTCAATAATAGGATTAAGTTCACGTTCTTCGAAATATGGTTCAAATCCTAAGTTTGATAATGCTTTATTACCATTATAACATACATAGTTTAGAACATCTTCAGTTAGACCAATATCATCATACAATAAGTGAGTATAAGAAACTTCATTATCGTAAAGTTCGTTTAATAACTTATACATTTCTTGATCAGCTTTTTGCTTTTCACTTTCGGATAATTCATTACGTAAACTTTGTGCATCTAAACCAGTAAATACACCGTGAATAGACTCATCTAATAATAGAATTTTACGTATAATCTCACCAGATGTAGTCATTTTACCTTGACCCGCAAGATAAAGGGGATAATAGAAACCTGAATAGAACAAGAAGGTTTCTAAAAAAACACTTGAAACTCTCGCAATATATTGATCGAAAATCGACGCTTCTTTACCCCAAAGTTTGTGATAATTTTCAATAATTTTATCTGATTTATATTTTAAATGAGGTTGTTCAATAACCCATGTATCTAACAAATAGTTTGTTTCACTAGATGGAAGTAATGTGGTAAAAATGTGTGAGTAGCTTTTAGCATGTATTTGTTCCATCATTGCCATAAACGAATATACAGCTTTTTTTCTTAAGTCTGTCGTGTGGAGCATGATCAATGGCATACCATCATCTGCTTGATGCGTATCTAAACCTGTTAACCCTGCTAATGCTTTTTTAAACGTTTCTTTTTCAGAATCTGATAAAGTTTTCCAACTTGCTATATCTTTTGAAACTTTAAATTCTGTTTCTACCCACATTTGTGAGATATTTTGACGCCAGAACATATTCGTCATATCTTCTTGGGTATTCCAGTTAACTGCTTTCATTAAAATCCTCCTGTCATATACGTAAGTTATAGAGAATTCAAACCAATGAGCAATAAAATTTAAAAACGAACTCATTGGTTAAAATCACAATGTTTTAGTTTGATTTTACTAACTTAATTAAATTGCACAACTTGTACATTCTTCAACACTTAATAATTTATTACGTGTGTAGTAAAGAGACTTTAAGCCTTTGTAGTGAGCATAA
Proteins encoded in this region:
- a CDS encoding ABC transporter permease, with translation MKFIFKGYALFILLVILIVVSLFIGVSQLSILDIFLLNDEQKNILFSSGIPRTVSILLSGSLLALAGLIMQQMMQNKFVSPTTAGTIEWAKLGILMSLLFFPNGHILIKLLFAVALGIIGTFLFVRLINLIRVKEVIFVPLLGIMIGGIVSSFTTFVALRTNALQSIGNWLTGNFAIITSSRYEVLYLTISLLILAFIFANHFTIAGMGKDFSHNLGVSYEKIINIALFITAMLTALVVVTVGTLPFLGLIVPNIISIYRGDHLKNTLPHMFGTIFVLIADIIGRIIVYPYEINIGLTIGVFGTIIFLILLMKGRKNYANEL
- the nrdF gene encoding class 1b ribonucleoside-diphosphate reductase subunit beta; translated protein: MKAVNWNTQEDMTNMFWRQNISQMWVETEFKVSKDIASWKTLSDSEKETFKKALAGLTGLDTHQADDGMPLIMLHTTDLRKKAVYSFMAMMEQIHAKSYSHIFTTLLPSSETNYLLDTWVIEQPHLKYKSDKIIENYHKLWGKEASIFDQYIARVSSVFLETFLFYSGFYYPLYLAGQGKMTTSGEIIRKILLLDESIHGVFTGLDAQSLRNELSESEKQKADQEMYKLLNELYDNEVSYTHLLYDDIGLTEDVLNYVCYNGNKALSNLGFEPYFEERELNPIIENALDTSTKNHDFFSVKGDGYTLALNVEALQDEDFIFDK